One Gordonia zhaorongruii DNA segment encodes these proteins:
- a CDS encoding fused (3R)-hydroxyacyl-ACP dehydratase subunits HadA/HadB, translating into MTQVDDPEIQARIAALKAGAKMTPEEVAEHTRAMIGLNYTVDDYYEVGREEIRKHARAVQDDHPVHWDEARAAALGHDTLIAAPTFFSMLGIVAQRRLFEDVVTGYDLWQIMQTDQRLVLHQPIRVGDRLICDVSLDSFRQSMGADMMVTKNIVWNQYGEPMMTTFTSLVARPSVEVDPDVMDKLDHVMMKIDHEPQGGQTVFGPFDRYHEPDPTLKPQPYGAIDFDSLEVGQELPQVTKVLTLGNLVNFAGVVSDPNPIHFSPEAAQSIELDGIVAHGMQTMGLGASYISAFVGDPAAIYEYNVRFTSPVYVPTVGYAEVDFTGKVRSLDRETRRGVIALVAKQGDRKIFGRAQAHVQFR; encoded by the coding sequence GATGACGCCGGAAGAGGTCGCCGAGCACACCAGGGCGATGATCGGACTGAATTACACGGTCGATGACTACTACGAGGTCGGGCGCGAGGAGATTCGCAAGCATGCGCGCGCCGTGCAGGACGATCATCCGGTCCACTGGGACGAGGCGAGGGCCGCCGCGCTCGGGCATGACACTCTCATCGCTGCACCGACCTTCTTCTCGATGCTCGGCATCGTCGCGCAGCGCCGCCTGTTCGAGGATGTCGTGACCGGCTACGACCTGTGGCAGATCATGCAGACCGATCAGCGACTGGTCCTCCACCAGCCGATCAGAGTGGGTGACCGGCTCATCTGCGATGTGTCGCTCGATTCGTTCCGTCAGTCGATGGGCGCCGACATGATGGTCACCAAGAACATCGTCTGGAATCAGTACGGCGAACCGATGATGACGACGTTCACCTCGCTCGTCGCGCGACCCTCGGTCGAGGTCGATCCCGACGTCATGGACAAGCTCGATCACGTCATGATGAAGATCGACCACGAGCCGCAGGGCGGCCAGACGGTCTTCGGCCCGTTCGACAGGTACCACGAGCCGGACCCGACCCTGAAGCCCCAGCCCTATGGTGCGATCGATTTCGACAGTCTCGAGGTGGGCCAGGAGCTGCCGCAGGTCACCAAGGTGCTCACCCTGGGTAACCTGGTCAACTTCGCGGGTGTCGTGAGCGATCCGAACCCGATTCACTTCTCGCCGGAGGCGGCGCAGTCCATCGAGCTCGACGGGATCGTCGCGCACGGTATGCAGACGATGGGACTCGGTGCGAGTTACATCAGCGCGTTCGTGGGCGACCCGGCCGCGATCTACGAGTACAACGTTCGGTTCACCAGTCCCGTATACGTGCCGACCGTCGGGTACGCGGAGGTCGACTTCACCGGCAAGGTCCGCTCGCTCGACCGCGAAACCCGCCGCGGTGTGATCGCACTGGTAGCCAAGCAGGGGGACCGCAAGATCTTCGGTCGGGCTCAGGCGCACGTGCAGTTCCGCTGA